The Arachis hypogaea cultivar Tifrunner chromosome 16, arahy.Tifrunner.gnm2.J5K5, whole genome shotgun sequence genome contains a region encoding:
- the LOC112697843 gene encoding vacuolar protein-sorting protein bro1-like translates to MNNDDRVLSIPLKKTDPVELYLPLRKLVVSKYSESDAQKVESVLETLNKCRRDMVERRGDLSLPMQRDCLIHYFKCLSMVELLFTSISSDAHVDPIIFVWYDAFNPDHQDGVSSQRNAIQLEKAAVVFNLGAICSQIAASCDRTTALGRHLAIEDFKVAANFFLTLWKEFAKGVVSATLDLTPLFAKFLHLLFSAQAFELELGEELNNKGGCYRVQQHRCALFFRSVYKRYRRAYELIPADSAARNHVNSFDQTWVAHLYQKATFFEAEAHQWKSSILPKSKRPLPEAYESSVQSYAIDHAECVTETLVSGICSLSRKLKPPQIYVDLILSEYNPFKITKDGKLVAYPWDMPPPYLTNSAILSSPLPSSRASEILAFIPLKKSEPLNDLYESLRSYFVLKYSESMAKRVEDLLQMLPKLRNEMLRDDLSLPFRRDCLVLYFRCLCMIEPFFPMKASPNPPVFVWYNAISPQHHSSQHNIHMEKASVLFNLGALCTHIALSCDQSTIHGYRLAKDALKDAFYWNYELRRESKQASGTIDLSGQYIAVIENEIRNEFPHLTRKFRRPQYDVPGSACMSTDGPLANYDPNDVTEQFLLGYCKAHCLLHSSSRSLPHGVWEAQCLDLLSEFSPVKIKDGHLVANAILEAPNLALENMSLQKTTQQ, encoded by the exons CCGGTGGAGCTGTACCTGCCGTTACGTAAGTTGGTAGTCTCAAAATATTCGGAGAGCGATGCACAAAAAGTTGAAAGCGTTCTCGAAACCCTAAACAAATGCCGCAGGGACATGGTGGAGCGTAGAGGGGACCTCTCCCTTCCCATGCAACGTGACTGCCTCATCCACTACTTCAAATGCCTTTCCATGGTTGAGCTACTCTTCACCTCTATCTCCTCCGACGCCCACGTGGACCCCATCATCTTTGTCTGGTACGACGCCTTCAACCCTGACCATCAGGATGGAGTCTCCTCACAGCGCAACGCCATCCAATTGGAGAAGGCCGCCGTTGTCTTCAACCTTGGAGCCATATGCAGCCAGATTGCTGCCTCTTGCGACCGTACCACTGCCCTTGGCCGTCACCTTGCTATAGAAGACTTCAAAGTTGCCGCCAATTTCTTCTTGACACTCTGGAAGGAATTTGCCAAGGGCGTGGTCTCCGCCACCCTCGATTTGACTCCCCTCTTCGCGAAGTTTCTGCACCTCCTCTTCTCCGCTCAGGCTTTCGAGCTCGAATTAGGGGAAGAACTCAACAACAAGGGCGGCTGTTACCGTGTCCAACAACACCGATGTGCCCTATTTTTTAGATCG GTTTATAAGCGTTATCGTAGAGCATATGAACTGATACCTGCTGATTCGGCTGCACGGAACCATGTCAACTCTTTTGACCAAACCTGGGTAGCTCATCTTTACCAGAAGGCGACATTCTTTGAGGCGGAGGCTCATCAGTGGAAATCATCCATCCTACCCAAATCCAAGCGACCTCTCCCTGAAGCATACGAGTCAAGCGTCCAATCTTATGCTATTGATCATGCAGAATGTGTCACTGAGACATTAGTTAGCGGGATTTGCAGCCTCTCGAGGAAACTCAAGCCACCACAAATATACGTTGACCTCATCCTCTCGGAGTACAATCCTTTCAAGATTACGAAGGATGGAAAGCTGGTGGCTTACCCATGGGACATGCCTCCTCCTTATCTAACAAATTCGGCAATCCTCTCGTCTCCATTGCCTTCTTCGCGGGCCTCAGAAATTCTTGCATTCATTCCTTTGAAGAAGAGTGAGCCCTTGAATGATCTCTATGAGTCCCTGCGCAGTTACTTTGTCCTCAAATACTCTGAGAGCATGGCAAAGAGAGTAGAAGACCTTCTCCAAATGCTACCCAAATTGCGCAATGAGATGCTGCGTGATGACCTTTCTCTACCCTTTCGCCGTGACTGCCTCGTCCTTTATTTCAGATGCCTTTGCATGATTGAGCCTTTCTTTCCTATGAAAGCCTCACCCAACCCACCTGTCTTTGTTTGGTACAATGCCATCAGCCCACAACATCACTCTTCTCAGCATAACATCCATATGGAGAAGGCCTCTGTTCTCTTCAACCTGGGAGCCCTCTGCACCCACATTGCTCTCTCCTGCGATCAAAGCACCATCCATGGCTATCGCCTTGCCAAGGACGCCTTAAAGGATGCTTTTTATTGGAACTATGAACTGAGGCGTGAGTCTAAGCAGGCATCTGGCACGATTGACTTGTCCGGACAATACATAGCTGTTATAGAAAATGAGATTCGCAATGAGTTTCCCCACTTGACCAGGAAGTTTCGTCGTCCCCAATATGATGTGCCT GGTTCAGCTTGTATGTCGACAGATGGGCCTTTAGCTAATTATGATCCGAATGATGTCACTGAACAATTTCTTTTAGGGTATTGTAAGGCTCACTGCCTGCTTCATTCTTCGTCTCGTTCTCTGCCTCATGGGGTATGGGAAGCACAATGCTTGGACCTTCTCTCTGAGTTTAGTCCTGTCAAGATTAAGGATGGACATCTTGTGGCCAATGCAATCTTAGAGGCACCAAATTTGGCATTGGAGAACATGAGCTTGCAGAAGACGACACAACAGTAA